The following is a genomic window from Ananas comosus cultivar F153 unplaced genomic scaffold, ASM154086v1, whole genome shotgun sequence.
ataatataatatatgattaattttaCCAGTCGCGctcggcggcgggggagaggggGTAGCGGTTGATGGTGTCTGACCAGGGCCCGCCGGCGGCCTCGTCCTTGTGGAAGCGGCGGCAGCACTCCCAGACGAGGGTGTTGGCCTTGGGGCCGCTGCCCATGCCCAGCTGCCACACTCTCTCGCCCTTCTTCACCCGCTTCTTCGCCTCCAAGTATGCCAGCTGGTACCACATCGACGCCGACGACTGGTTTCCGAACCGGTGGAACGTCATCAGCGCCGCCTCCATCTCCGCCTCCCGCAGTCCTAACCCAGCGGCTGTCCAAAATGATGATAcgcttaattttattttactctcaGCTAGCCGTCACCACCAGCAGAATGTTTCGCCAATAAAAAATGTGGAGCTCCAGAATTTATAATAGTTTCatatataaaatgtaataaaattaaaataattttttaatacgattataatatattagaacTAGAGTAAAATAGACGACCCTAAAAATCAGGCTAGGACATCGTACAAAAAAAATCAGttacaaacttttttttgtcttttacaGTGTTTAGTAAAAACAAGGTTATCAAgctcaacaaaaagaaaagttcaaatttaatttaatttagtgttttcaagaaaataaaaacgaaaGCTCAAACCTCTTGAAAGAATTTTTgtataatacttttttttcaaaacatttATTTGAATGcacattattaattagttttgtAAATAATAGGTTAGGACGCATAGAACTTATACAAATTTCagactattttgatttgactattcgatctttcaaaattttaattttactatctaatatttcaatttgtgtGATTTGAGTTAGCCAACtacactttaacttcaaaatttaagttaataaatttatttttacaaatttatagaaataaaaattatacgaggaaattaaaggttaatttcatatagatctctataaatatatcgaataacaaatatatttctaaaaagtttatttttatttatcactGTAAAAAttcatgatatatatttttgtccctctaatttgttaccgttaaagtattatttatttgtatacagaggataagtgaaatgacatttttgctaTCATAAATATGTCTTTTCAAAAGTTTCAGctgttaactatatttttctaacggatcttaaCAGTGTGAGTATATCGAAAAACGTCAGGATTTTTGTAGATataaactttataggaatatatccgctatttaatatgtttataaaGTAGCTATATTCAATTAATCAAAAAAACTAACTCTAAACTAAATAgattgattcaaattttgaggTCAAAATGATATTGATTGAGGGACTtaagtcaaataaattaaaaaataaaataataaaattaaagctttaaagatttaaataatCTAACCAATATGGTCCACCGACAGGATAACGCTTTTACTAAAATAATATGCAGTAGGgccaaaattaaagtttttggcCTAGCTAGTGATCCTCCTAGCTATCACTAGCTATCAAAAAGTTCTGAGAGTACTTACGCAAGTAACACAACTTAAATAattagagagaagagaagaaaagataagaaaaaaagaagctacttaatttattatgtttatgtatgtatatgcgTGCGTACGTACCCATCTTCTTGATCATTGGCTTCCCCGACGCCGGCAGGCAGAAGTGGTTGACTGCAGCGCGGAAGTCCGGCACGAGATCTTCGGCCGCGGCCgaaaaagcagcagcagcagcagccggcGCCTGCTCGGAGCGGCCACAGGCGGAGGAGCGGCCGGCCTTCTTCCGCAGGTAGGCGGCGGCGTACCGCAGCTTCTCGTGCCAGGGGAGTATCGACACGGCGACAGCGGCCGCGTGCCGGCGCAGCAACTCGGCGGCGACGCGCATGAGGTCGCGCTCCACCGAGAATCCGGTGATCCCCTCGGCGTCCTCCTCCCGCGACGCCGACCGGTACGCGCGGTCCTCCTGCGCCCCGTGCGTCCGCAGCAGCCGCGCAAGCCGGTACTTGGCAGGCCTCCCTCctgccgcccccgccgccgccttaTTCCCGCGGTTGGTGACGAGCGCCGCCGAGCACCCCATCCGGAAGAAGCAGTTCAGCACCAGCTTCCGCGGGTCCGTCCCGTTGTACCACCCCGTCGACACGATCTCCGTGCTCATCACGATCGCGTACGACCTGCATgcagttgaatatatatatatataaataaaaataaataaaagatcgatatatatacttattaggAACTAATTATAAGTCGCCCAATTAATTTCTTCGTCGATCGGCAGCTTCAATATTTGTAAAGAATTAAAGGAATGGATTGGTTGCATGCACGGCACGGCATGCACGTATAGAGAGGTACGTAGGACCTCCTGTTTATATTGCTGAGCAGAGTTCTGGCCACGTCCACGCCGACGACTCCCGCGGAGCACCCCATGCCGGAGAG
Proteins encoded in this region:
- the LOC109705151 gene encoding 3-ketoacyl-CoA synthase 10-like, with translation MEIAHKDYLLSSLLQLLNLLTLLVCLSIETFIFVHKCNPWYHLLPISLTLLLRRALATRKQTYLLDFSCLKPPRRYRVPIAGLLEHLSLINCFDADSVAFMTKVITSSGMGNETYFPPSLHYIPPSATHLDAMREVHMLLFPTLDDLFAKTRVRPLDVDALVINCSGFCPSPSLSAIVVNRYGMRHDVRSFNLSGMGCSAGVVGVDVARTLLSNINRRSYAIVMSTEIVSTGWYNGTDPRKLVLNCFFRMGCSAALVTNRGNKAAAGAAGGRPAKYRLARLLRTHGAQEDRAYRSASREEDAEGITGFSVERDLMRVAAELLRRHAAAVAVSILPWHEKLRYAAAYLRKKAGRSSACGRSEQAPAAAAAAFSAAAEDLVPDFRAAVNHFCLPASGKPMIKKMAAGLGLREAEMEAALMTFHRFGNQSSASMWYQLAYLEAKKRVKKGERVWQLGMGSGPKANTLVWECCRRFHKDEAAGGPWSDTINRYPLSPAAERDW